Proteins from a genomic interval of Anolis sagrei isolate rAnoSag1 chromosome 1, rAnoSag1.mat, whole genome shotgun sequence:
- the WIPF1 gene encoding WAS/WASL-interacting protein family member 1, which yields MPVPPPPAPPPPPTLAVANVEKPSLNKSEQAGRNALLSDITKGKRLKKAVTNDRSAPVIDKPKGSGGSGGGGGGGFASSGSGGSGGGSSSNSYGGGGPPGLGGLFQSGMPKLRSTNRDNDSAGSRAPVFPPGGRATSAKPFSAPGGIGRFPGPSPGQRTPAMEPQRSRMPPPRPDAGSRPDTGAPPVPNTPRPVPSSLHNRGAPLLPGASRQASLGLTPPPFPGNRFGGSMRQSSPGSPASSSPSSNRPPLPPAPGRPIDDKPPPPPPPSGNRPPFNREPSLPPPPPQNNKPPVPSTPRPSFGSPVPPPPPPNRPGPPPVPPMSGGNDEMPRLPQRNISLASPAPPSLPSSGRSGPLPPPPNERPPPPVRDPPSRSGSLPPPPPPISRNGSTSRALPATPQLPSRGGFEKHRGGSVPPLPPDRPGSGAPPPPPPPPPSSAMRNGFQDSSCEDEWESRFSFHPLSDLPPPEPYVPMNKSYPSKLGRNDNRSGSSRRERGAPPLPPIPR from the exons GCAAATGTAGAAAAACCTTCCTTAAATAAATCAGAACAAGCAGGTCGAAATGCTCTTTTGTCAGATATTACCAAAGGGAAACGACTTAAGAAAGCTGTTACCAATGATAGAAGTGCCCCAGTCATTGATA aACCAAAAGGATCGGGTGGCAgcggaggtggaggtggtggcgGCTTCGCCAGTAGTGGCAGTGGCGGTAGTggtggtggcagcagcagcaatagtTATGGTGGAGGTGGGCCTCCTGGTTTAGGAGGTCTTTTCCAATCAGGGATGCCAAAACTTAGATCAACAAACAGGGATAATG attctgcaggaagcagagcTCCAGTGTTCCCACCAGGAGGACGGGCGACATCTGCCAAGCCCTTTTCAGCCCCTGGTGGCATAGGCCGGTTTCCAGGCCCTTCTCCTGGCCAACGAACTCCAGCTATGGAACCACAAAGAAGCCGAATGCCTCCCCCAAGACCTGATGCTGGATCCAGGCCTGACACTGGTGCCCCTCCTGTGCCAAATACTCCACGGCCTGTCCCATCAAGTCTGCACAACCGAGGAGCTCCTCTTCTGCCAGGAGCAAGCAGGCAAGCCAGCTTGGGTCTTACGCCACCACCATTCCCAGGAAACAGATTTGGAGGATCCATGCGCCAATCATCACCAGGCAGccctgcttcttcttctccttcctcaaataggcctcctcttcctccagcacCAGGCAGGCCAATAGATGATaagccacctccaccaccaccaccctcagGAAACAGGCCTCCTTTCAACAGAGAACCTtccctgccccctcctcctcctcagaacAACAAGCCTCCAGTGCCTTCAACACCTCGGCCATCCTTTGGGTCTCCggttcctcctccccctcctcccaataGGCCAGGCCCACCTCCAGTTCCACCCATGTCTGGAGGAAATGATGAAATGCCACGGCTCCCTCAAAGAAACATATCACTTGCATCTCCTGCTCCACCAAGTTTACCGAGCTCTGGTCGGTCTGGACCTCTTCCACCTCCACCAAATGAAAGGCCACCACCACCTGTGAGAGATCCTCCCAGTAGATCAG GATCCCTtcctcccccaccaccaccaataaGCAGAAATGGCAGCACCTCGCGGGCATTGCCAGCAACTCCACAGCTTCCTTCCAGAGGAGGATTTGAGAAACACAGAGGTGGATCAGTGCCTCCACTTCCTCCTGACCGGCCAGGCTCTGGAGCCCCACCACCACCGCCTCCACCACCACCCTCATCAGCAATGCGGAATGGCTTCCAGGATTCTTCCTGTGAAG ATGAGTGGGAAAGCcgcttttccttccatcctctgtCTGACTTGCCACCTCCAGAGCCATATGTGCCCATGAACAAAAGCTACCCCAGCAAATTGGGAAGGAATGATAATAGAA GTGGATCCAGCCGTAGAGAAAGAGGTGCTCCCCCACTTCCGCCTATTCCAAGGTGA